One window of Hylemonella gracilis genomic DNA carries:
- a CDS encoding TetR/AcrR family transcriptional regulator — protein MPAKRARRKEARPGELLAAALALFVEKGYAATRVEEVAQRAGVSKGTLFLYFANKDELFKAVVRENLAGHFPEWNAEFEVWSGSTSELLQYALQEWWERVGSTPVAGITKLMMSEAANFPELAAFYESEVMAPGRSLVQRILQRGVDRGEFRPIAPADMQHAVYAVLAPMLFLMSWKHSFGACAAPIEVIDPVRYLEQQARILLHGLCAPRATTA, from the coding sequence ATGCCTGCCAAGCGGGCACGGCGCAAGGAAGCCCGCCCCGGTGAGTTGCTGGCCGCCGCACTGGCCTTGTTCGTCGAGAAAGGCTATGCCGCCACCCGCGTGGAGGAAGTCGCTCAGCGTGCCGGGGTGTCCAAGGGCACGTTGTTCCTATATTTCGCGAACAAGGACGAGCTCTTCAAGGCCGTGGTGCGCGAGAACCTGGCCGGCCATTTTCCCGAATGGAACGCCGAGTTCGAGGTCTGGTCCGGCAGCACCTCCGAACTGCTGCAGTACGCCCTGCAGGAATGGTGGGAACGGGTGGGCAGCACCCCGGTTGCGGGCATCACCAAACTGATGATGAGCGAGGCCGCCAACTTCCCCGAGCTCGCGGCTTTCTACGAGAGCGAGGTCATGGCGCCGGGCCGTTCGCTGGTGCAACGCATTCTGCAGCGGGGCGTGGATCGCGGTGAATTCCGGCCCATCGCCCCGGCCGACATGCAACACGCGGTCTACGCCGTGCTGGCCCCCATGCTGTTCCTGATGTCCTGGAAACACTCCTTCGGCGCCTGCGCCGCGCCGATCGAGGTCATTGACCCCGTGCGCTACCTCGAGCAACAGGCGCGCATCCTGTTGCACGGGCTGTGTGCGCCCCGTGCCACCACGGCCTGA
- the msrA gene encoding peptide-methionine (S)-S-oxide reductase MsrA: MDHTPTSDTSAPATETIALGGGCFWCTEAIFTRVRGVVDVENGYSNGHVKNPSYEDVCTGDTGHAEVVRVVYDPAQVSLQQLLGIFFSIHDPTTLNRQGNDVGPQYRSGIYTTTTEQERVAREMIADLDQGRIFNAPLVTEVQALGNYWPAEDYHQDYFEHHPERGYCAFVVGPKVDKFRKHFVELLKPGA, from the coding sequence ATGGACCACACCCCAACTTCGGACACTTCGGCCCCGGCGACGGAAACCATCGCGCTTGGCGGCGGCTGCTTCTGGTGCACCGAGGCCATCTTCACCCGCGTGCGCGGCGTCGTCGATGTCGAGAACGGCTACAGCAATGGCCATGTCAAGAATCCCAGCTACGAGGATGTCTGCACCGGCGACACCGGCCATGCCGAGGTCGTGCGCGTGGTCTACGACCCGGCGCAGGTCAGTCTGCAGCAACTGCTGGGCATTTTCTTTTCCATCCACGATCCGACCACCCTCAACCGCCAAGGCAATGACGTGGGGCCGCAGTACCGCAGTGGCATCTACACGACCACGACCGAGCAGGAGCGCGTCGCCCGGGAGATGATCGCCGACCTCGATCAGGGCCGCATCTTCAACGCGCCCCTCGTGACGGAGGTGCAGGCGCTGGGCAACTACTGGCCTGCCGAGGACTACCACCAGGACTACTTCGAGCACCACCCCGAGCGTGGCTACTGTGCGTTCGTGGTTGGCCCCAAGGTGGATAAATTCCGCAAGCACTTCGTCGAGTTGCTCAAGCCGGGGGCTTGA